A region of Vitis vinifera cultivar Pinot Noir 40024 chromosome 15, ASM3070453v1 DNA encodes the following proteins:
- the LOC104881819 gene encoding disease resistance protein RPH8A, with product MQRPAPCYCDVGRPSINEREDPILMAKENSKVKSSELIRLWIAEGFVQTRGAETLEDLAEDYLYELIQRNMIQVDKRDRLDGRVKSCRMHDFLRDLAISEAKDAKLFEVHENIDVRYPISSRRLSIQQSLIKKNISQHLHNSRLRSLIFLSEPLQENSWTYLQEHVKLLQVLDLGVYQYQNIYTLPRKVGELINLKYLCLRGAGNRIRLPTPIVRLVNLQTLDLDGNLLCLPCKIWKLQQLRHLNCPGGIVSRKPFTERFFINGDLGVHQLTNLQTLALQGGEWLEGDGLGQLTQLRQLKIMGGLTPYLKEGFFKSIAQLTALENLKLINFSSKRKTIVSGFMSFSHHTRLQKLVLGGRLEKLPVDTGFYPPNLLQLKLWETELEQDPMSILGELPNLRILKLLWNSYVGKKMNCSEGRFHQLEFLHMEHLSNLEDFTVEEGAMPKLRTLQMEWFWKMKKFPDGLLGLRNLQELNLLHCSNELLKEVFQTQGEDWNRIRLITSQTHPISDNTSFILLDDTGFH from the exons ATGCAAAGGCCTGCCCCTTGCTACTGTGATGTTGGGAGGCCTTCTATCAATGAAAGAGAAGACCCAATTCTCATGGCAAAAG AAAACTCAAAAGTCAAATCAAGTGAATTGATCCGGCTGTGGATTGCTGAAGGATTTGTACAAACTAGGGGAGCAGAAACACTGGAAGACCTGGCCGAGGACTACTTATACGAGCTCATCCAAAGAAACATGATTCAAGTGGATAAAAGGGACAGGCTAGATGGAAGAGTGAAGTCTTGCCGCATGCATGATTTCCTTCGAGACCTCGCCATTTCAGAGGCCAAAGACGCCAAACTCTTTGAGGTACATGAAAACATTGATGTTAGATATCCTATTAGCTCTCGTCGGCTTAGCATTCAACAGAGtcttattaagaaaaatatatctcAGCATTTGCATAACTCACGCCTCCGGTCATTGATTTTTTTGTCTGAACCCTTGCAAGAAAACAGTTGGACATATTTGCAAGAACACGTCAAATTACTTCAGGTGTTGGATTTAGGAGTGTACCAGTATCAGAATATTTACACGCTCCCAAGAAAAGTAGGAGAACTCataaacttgaaatatttgtgTTTAAGGGGGGCTGGGAATAGAATAAGGCTTCCAACACCCATTGTTAGGCTCGTTAATTTGCAGACTCTCGACTTAGACGGCAATCTTCTATGTCTTCCTTGCAAAATCTGGAAACTACAGCAATTGAGACATTTAAACTGTCCTGGTGGGATAGTTTCAAGGAAGCCATTTACAGAGAGGTTCTTCATTAATGGTGATTTGGGTGTCCATCAATTGACTAACCTTCAAACATTAGCTTTACAAGGGGGCGAATGGTTGGAGGGTGATGGCTTAGGGCAACTGACCCAGCTCAGGCAGCTCAAGATAATGGGAGGCTTGACTCCTTATTTGAAGGAGGGGTTTTTCAAATCTATAGCCCAATTGACAGCACTAGAAAACCTGAAGCTCATAAACTTTTCttctaaaaggaaaacaatagtCTCTGGTTTCATGTCCTTCTCACACCACACCCGTCtccaaaaattggttttaggaGGAAGGCTCGAGAAATTACCAGTAGATACTGGGTTCTACCCTCCAAACCTCCTGCAACTCAAGCTGTGGGAGACTGAGTTGGAACAAGATCCAATGTCGATTCTAGGGGAGCTCCCAAACTTGAGGATTCTCAAATTACTCTGGAACTCGTAtgtaggaaagaaaatgaattgctCGGAGGGAAGGTTCCACCAACTTGAGTTCCTGCATATGGAGCATCTGTCCAATCTGGAGGACTTCACTGTAGAGGAAGGGGCAATGCCTAAGCTGAGGACTTTACAGATGGAGTGGTTctggaaaatgaagaagtttcCTGATGGGCTGTTAGGGCTAAGAAATCTGCAGGAACTGAACCTCCTCCATTGCTCCAATGAATTGTTGAAAGAGGTTTTCCAGACACAAGGAGAAGATTGGAATAGGATCCGTCTTATCACCTCCCAGACACATCCAATTTCGGATAACACCAGCTTCATCCTCCTTGATGACACTGGCTTTCACTGA